The Lebetimonas natsushimae genomic sequence GTTTTAATTTTTCTTTTTGTTTTACTCCAAATTTGTGTTCTTCATCAATTATTACAAGTCCAAGATTTTTGTATTCCACATTGAGTCCGGCATGTGTTGAAATTAAAATATCAATTTCGCCTTTTTTAACTTTTTCTAAAATCTCTTTTTTTTCTTTAGCTGATGTGAATCTGTCAAGTTTAGCGATTTTTATTTCAGGATAATTTGCAAATCTTTCTTTAAAACTTTGATAATGTTGGTTTGTAAGAATGGTGGTGGGGGAAATTACTGCCACTTGATAGTCGCTTTTTGCAACAATAAAACTTGCGACCATTGCAACTTCCGTTTTACCAAATCCGACATCTCCGCTAAGAAGCCTGTCCATTATTTTTGTTTTGAAATCATTTATTATTTCATCAATTGCTTTTTTCTGGTCGGGAGTGTGAATAAAGGGTGCTTCTTTTATAAACTCATCAACCCCTTCAAAATCAAGCTCAAACGGTTTAGAAATTGCCCTTTTGGCTGAGAGTTTAATAATATCGGCAGCCATTGCATAAATTTTTTCTTTGATTTTTTCTCTTTTTTTAGAAAAGCTGCTTTTTCCAAGCCTGTCAAGCTGAGGTATTACGCCTCCAGGGGCTATATATTTTTCTATCAAGTCAAGGTTTTCAACAGGCAAAAGCAGTTTATCATCATTTGCATATAAAATTTGGGCAAATTCACTGACTTTCCCTAAAACTTCAATTTTTTTAAGTCCTAAAAATTTACCGATTCCGTGTTTTTCATGAACTACAAAATCGCCTTTTTTAAGTTCATCAAGTGCTAAACGGAAATTCTTTTTCTTTTCAAATTCAGGAGGATTTAGTGAAATTATTATTTTATCAGGACAGCTGATATTAATTACTGCATCGCTTTTTATCCATTTAACAATAGGGACTTTTAGTTTTACAAATTCATAAAGATTGTATTCTTTTAAATAGACTTCATTTTTTGCAACTATTTCTAAAGGAGTTTTTTCATTGTAAGTGAAATTATCTATTTTTATTTTATTATCTTCAATATTCCAGTTTATATCTTTGCAGTTACCGTTTGGAATAATCTCAGCTTCAAATATTGCCGGGTTAATTTCTGTGTGGAATTCTTTATATTCTTCCAAATCCTCAGTTAAATCTTTTACTAAAACAAAATCGTTCAGATAATTTCTGTCTAAATACCAAAAACCAAGTGAATAAAAATCTTTATAAAATGTTGAAAATTCACTTTTTTGACATTGCTCTAAAATCTCATTATATTCTTTTTCATTAAGTGCTGCAATGGCCGGAATTATTGAAAACTCTTCAATTTCTTCAATACTTTTTTGAGTTGTTTCATCAAAAGTCCTAATGCTTTCAATTTCTGTATCAAACAGGGCAATTCTTATTGGTTTTTCACTATTAATAGGCCAAATATCAAAAATATCACCCCTGAAACTTACTTCCCCTTTTTCACTTACAATATCAACCCTTTCATATCCCCAGTATATCAGCTCTTTTTTCAAATTTTCCAAATCAATTACATCTGCAAATTCAAGGGTAATTGATTTGTAATATTTTTTGCTTGGCAGTTTTTTTAAAATTGTAGAATAGGGTGAAATGAAGTAAGCATTTTCATTATAATATTTATATAAAGCATTATTTAGTTCAAATATTTCATTTCTAAAACTTCTCAAATCATCTCCAAAACTTGCCCTAAAATCCGGAAAAACAGAATAAGGGATTTTTAGATATTTAAAAACTTCTCCTATTAACAAAGCTTCTTTATAGTTCGTTGTAACAATATTTTTTTTATTTTTTTGTAAAAATTCATAAACTTTTGCCTGCAAATTCTCTCCTTAAAAACTCTTCCACAACCGAAAAACTTCCAAATACAAGCATTGGCTTTTCTATACCTTTATAATCTTCAACTTCAATTCCAAGATTTTTAGCAACTTCTTTTATTTTTTCTTTATCTTCAATTCTTTCGTTTTTTACATTAATTAAGTATAGTTTTTTTATTTTTGGTTTTAAAATTTTTAAAATTTCTGTGTAATTTTTGTCTTTATATGTGTTATAAACTAAATTTACTTTTTTATTGAGTGTTTTTACAATTGCATTTGCAGCAAGCGGATTGTGGCCCACATCAATAAATAAATCTTTTTCAATCTCCTGCATTCTGCCTGGAAGTATTAAATCCTCTATATCTTTTATGCTAAAAGGAATTTTTTCTTTTTTCAAAAAGCTCATTGCTAAAAGATAATTGTCAAAAAGAAAATCTGCAAATTTAAATTCTTTTTTAAGCTCATTTATTTCATTCTTTTCAAAAAAATCCAGATAATCATAAATCTTTGCATTTGGTTTTAATTTTTTAGCGTATTCTAAAATTGTCCATTCTTTATTTTTCATTTTCAATTTATTTACTTGTTTTCCAATAATCGCTTCTTTATCAATTGCATGTAGTTTTGTAGTGGCTATTTCTTTTATTGAATTTCCCAAAAAATTTTGGTGATCAAAATCAATTGGGGTAATTAGGGTTATCTTTTTATCAAAAACATTTGTAGCATCAAACTCCCCTCCAAGACCAGCTTCCAAGATTACAAAATCCAAATTTTCAAATGCAATGGCCGCAAGCAGGGTGGTATATTCAAAATAACTCAAAGCCTCGCTTATTTTTTTGGGCAAAAGTTTTTGAAGGTGTGAGTGTGCTTCTTCAAGCGCTTCATCACTTATATTCTTACCATTTATCCATATTCTTTCGTTAAATTTGAGTATATGAGGGGATGTATAATGCCCTACGCTGTAGTCTCTTTTTAAAAGTGTATGAGCTAAAAAGCGTCCGGTTGAGCCTTTCCCGTTTGTGCCTATAATATGTATTAACGGTTTTAGGTTAATTTTATCCTTTATCAAATTATATGCTTTTGGCATTCTTGTTATATCTATTTCTTTATAAAAGAGAGGTTTTTTTTCTAAAAACTCTTTAACATTTTCCATTATACATTATCCATTATGCACATATTAATTGCATTTGTCTTCTGCACAAACTTTGTTTCTTCCATTTTTTTTGGCTAAATATAATCTTTCATCTGCTTTTTTAAGTAGTTCTTCTTTTGAAGAAACTTCACCCCTTTCCGCTACCCCTCCAGAAATTGTTATAGGAATTCTAGTGTTTTTATACATAAATTTTGTTTTTTCTACAATACTTCTTATTTTTTCAGCAAATTTATAAGCCCCATTTTTATCGGTATTTGGTAAAATTGCTACAAATTCTTCACCTCCGAATCTTCCTATCATGTCAATATCTCTTGCATATCTTTTAAATAGAAGTCCGAGTGATTTTAAAATTACATCTCCCGCATCATGTCCGTATGTATCATTTACATTTTTGAAATGGTCTATATCAAAAAACACTACAGAATAATTTGTTTTATATCTTTTATAGGCAGATTCCTGTTTTTTTAATTCATCTTCAATTGCTTTTTTATTTGCGATTTCAGTTAAATAATCTGTTTTAACTTCATTTGATAATTTTTTTACTTTTCCTTCAAGATATTTTATTTTTTCTTTGAGTTTTTTGATTTCTTCATCCTCTTTTTTAATTTCACAGCTGAAATGATTAAGTTCTCCGTCAATTGATTTTGCAATGTTTAAAAGTTTTTCTTTAATGGTTTCAAAATTTTCTTCATCATGTCTCCAGTTTTGAATTTCAATGGTAATATTTTTTATTTCATTAGATGAATCATCTGTTTTTTGAAGGATTTTTAATATTTTAATAGAAAGTCTCTCAGCAATTTTGTCCAAATCCCTTATTTTTCTTTTTAACTCTTCTTTATCAAGTTTTATTCTTTTATCAGTCAATATTTTAAGATCCTCGGCAAATGCTTTTGTGAAAATAAATGAAGAATCTTCTTTTAACTGTTTTTTGAGCATTGCCACTTCATCATTCATAAATGGTGCATAACTTGGGGTTAGGGTATAGATGATTGAATCGACTAAAAAATCATATTTAGGGTTTTCTTCAAGTTTTTCAAGCAGTTTATTTATTATTTCAATTGCATCTTCATATTCTGCACCCGATATTTTTTTTGCTTTTTTAATTATAGTGTCGTCAAAATTATCTATAAAATCAATCCATTCGCTTCTAAGTTTGGAGAATTCTTCATTTGTCAAATTCGGTTTTATGAAATCAAGATGTTTTAATGCCATTTGTTTACTTTTTAAAATAGGTAAAATTGCTATAACATCAAGGGCTCTTTTAGTGTATAAGAATAATTCTTCTAAGTTTTCTTTTTGTTTATCCGGATTGACCCTGTTTAAATAATTTATTAAAAATAAAACAAGTTCATCTAAATTTTGTATATTATAATTTTTGGCAATTGCTTGATATTTTTTATCAAGTTTAGCAATATATTTTGAAACTTTATTACAATCATCTATAATGACGTTATATTTTTTTGCAGTTTTACAAAATTCTTCTTCATATTCTTTTGGAGTAAAAACATAACCTTTGTTTTTAAATTTAATAAGAGCCTCTTTAGCTATTTTATTTAGATTCATTTATACCGTCCTTTGTAATTAGGGCAATTAACTTATTTAATGCGTTGATTGAAGATCTCTTGAATGCATTTAATTTTATTTGGTCATTTATAACGCTGTTTGCGGAAATTGGGAAATCATAAAAGCCGTTTACGATATAGGTTCTTTTTTTGTGTTTTTTATCGATTATTTCTGCTTTCAAATTAACAGAACTTCTATATAAAATAGGATATCCGTTTTTATCATAATCCAGTGGGTCAAGGGAAGAGGAAATAATTGACAAATTTATAGTTGTATTAATATTACTATCTGAAATGTCAGCGTTAAAAAGGGTATAAACAGCTTCGTTTAATGCATCTTTTAAAAAAACATTTTCCTGAGGAGATTTTACATCTATATTTACAATAGCATTTATTTTATTTCCGATAATGTTTTTTTGATAAGTGCTGCTTGGTTTATATCCACAGGCAGTAAAAAAAATTAAAAAGAAAAAGAAAAGATATTTTTTAATTTTTTATCCTTTTACAACAAAATTGATCATTCTTTTTGGAACAAATATTTCTTTTACTATCTCTTTTCCATCAAGATATTTTTTAACTGCTTCTTTTGCTTTTTCTATAATTTCTTCTTTTGAAGCTGATGTACTTACACTGATTTCCGCTCTTTTTTTACCGTTTACACTTACAGGATAATTAATTTCATCTTTAACTAGTGCGCTTTCATCTATTTTTATTTCTTTGAAGTTGTTTCTGTTAAAGAGTTTTTCACTGATTTCACTTGTAATATGAGGGATTATAGGCTCTAATACATTCATTAAAATCCAGTAACCTTCGGTATAAACATCTTTGTTGTCAATTTTATTTAATGCATTTAAAGATTCCATTGCACTTGCGATTAATGTATTGAATGCAAAAGTTTTTTCATAAGTCTCTTTTGCCCTTTTTAATGTTTCATAAACTTTTCTTCTGGCTTCTTTTTCCTCTTTGGTCAGTTTGCTTGTGTCAATCTGAGGGATTGTGTTGGTGTTATAGCATTTCTCAGAGTTTATATAAAGTCTATTTAAAAATCTGTATGCTCCCTCAACCCCGCTGTCGCTCCATTCAAGTTCTTGCTCAGGCGGTGCTGCAAAAAGAATAAACAGTCTTGCTGTATCGGCTCCGTATTTTTTGATGATATCGTCTGGATCGACCACGTTTCCTTTAGATTTACTCATTTTAGCGCCGTCTTTAAGTACCATTCCTTGAGTTAGTAATCTTGCAAAAGGTTCATCCACACTTACATATCCAAGGTCTCTTAGGGCTTTTGTGAAAAATCTAGCATAAAGCAAGTGTAAAATGGCATGTTCTATTCCGCCGATATACTGGTCAACCGGCATCCAATATTTTTCGTCCTCTTTTCTAAATGGCACATCTTTGTATTTATGAAAATCGCTTACATATCTAAACTGATACCAGCTGCTTTCCACAAAAGTATCCATTGTATCAGTTTCTCTAATTGCATCTCCCCCGCATTTTGGACATTTTGTATATTTCCAGGTCGGGTGTGTTTCAAGCGGATTTCCGCTTCCTGTAATTTCCACATCTTCCGGCAAGGTAATTGGCAGATTTTCAATTTTTTCAGGAACAATACCGCATTTTGGACATTTTACAAAAGGAAGCGGTGCTCCCCAGTATCTCTGACGGCTTATCCCCCAGTCTCTTAGTCTATAATTTGTAACTTTTTTGCCAAGTCCTAATTCTTCAAATTTTTTAATAATAGCTTCTTTTGCTTCAGTGTTTTTCATACCGCTAAATTCACCGCTGTTTATTAAAATCCCCTCTCCTGTATAGGCTTTAGTTTTATCAAGTTCTCCTTTTTCAGGTTTTATAACCCATTTGATTGGAAGGTTAAATTTAATTGCAAATTCAAAATCCCTTTCATCGTGGGCAGGAACCGCCATTACAGCTCCGCTTCCGTATTCTACAAGAACAAAATTCGCCATCCATACCGGTACTTTTTCGCCGGTTAGAGGATGAATTACATCAATTCCAAGATAACATCCGTCTTTTTCCATTGCCTGTCTATCTTTTGGCAGTATGCTTCTAATATGTCTTACTTTTTTTTCTGTCTCTTCGTCAAAAAGTTTATTTTCAAGCATATAGTCAATTATCGGATGTTCTGGTGCAAGTGCTGAGTAAGTTACTCCATAGATAGTGTCTGGTCTTGTTGTAAATACTTCATATCCGTCAAATTTATTATTAAGTTTATTTTTACTTTCATCTGTTAGATTGAATTTAAACTGAAGACCTGTGGATTTTCCAATCCAGTTTTTCTGCATTGTAAGAACTCTCTCAGGCCATCCGTCTTTTATTTTTTCCATATCATTTAAAAGTTCTTCTGCATATTTTGTAATTTTAATATACCAGCCCGGAAGTTCTTTGATTTCAATCGGATTGTCACATCTCCAGCAGCAGCCGTCAATTACCTGTTCGTTTGCCAAAACTGTATGACAAGTTTCACACCAGTTTACTTTTTGAGTGCGTCTCTCAAGAAGCCCATTTTCATAAAATTTAATAATAAATTCCTGCTCCCACCTTGTATAATCAGGGTCACTTGTTGCAAATTCCCTTGTTTTTGAAAAAGAAAGCCCAAGAGAAGCAAGTTCTTTTCTCATATAATCAATATTTTCATAAGTCCATTTTTTAGGATGAATCCCATGTTTAATTGCCGCATTTTCAGCCGGCATACCAAAACTGTCCCATCCGATTGGGTGAAGAACGTTATATCCTGTTTTTCTATAATATCTTGCAAGTGCATCACCTATTGTATAGTTTCTGACATGTCCCATGTGAATTCTGCCGCTTGGGTATGGGAACATACTTAAAATATATTTTTTAGGTAAAGTTTTATCTTCTTTTGGCTCAAATGCTTTTTCAGCGTCCCATTTTGCTTGCCATTTTTTTTCTATTTCATTTGGATTATATTGCATTTATTCTCCTTTAGTCCCAATCAATATTTTTTGTTTTTGCAATTTCAATAAAGCTTAAAATAATTGTTACTATATTTGCAATAAGTGCACCTATTGCCATTGCATAGGCTGCTTCTAAATCGTTTTTAATTTCAAGATAAATAAAAGCCGGGATTAAATGTAAATCAGCCACCAGACTTGCTGCAAAAAGCTCAGCAGCAACTATATTTTTTACACCAATTTTTAAAATTGTTGAAATAAGATTCAAACTTAATGCAATAAAAAGGGCCACTTTATTATGGTCATATAAAAAACCAGCCACGCTTGTTAAACTCATTAATTGAAAAAATACATATATCACTTTTCCCCAGTCCATATTTACTCCCTCACTTATTTAATCATTATACATTTTTTATCAATTATACCACTCCGCCCTGATACATTTCGCGCAATTTTTCTTTTTCTCTTTTTCTTTTTTCAATTTCTGCCAGTCTTTTTCTATAATCATCAATTTTAAATCCTAGCCAGATGAGCAGAGGTGAGGCTATAAAAATAGAACTATATGTACCGACAATAATTCCAACAAGCAAGGTAAAACTAAAAGGTCTTATTATTTCTCCCCCGAATAAAAAAAGTGTCAGTACAACAAAAAATGTTGTAAGTGAAGTTAAAACGGTTCTGCTGAGTGTTTTTGAAATAGCCTCATTAATAAGGGTTGCCAAGTCATTTACTTTTGAATCTCTTACCTGTTCCCTGATTCTGTCAAATACAACTATTGTATCATTTAAAGAATATCCCATAAGGGTTAAAATAGCAGCTAAAACGTCTAAATTTGTTTCAATCCCAAAAAAACTTACAGCTCCAAGTGAAATAATTGTATCGTGAAAAAGAGCTAAAACACTGGCTAAGGCAAAACGCCATTCGAATCTAAATGCAACATAAATTAAAATACCTATAATTGAGAAAATAAAGGCGTTTAATCCTTTTTCTTTTAATTCGTTTCCAACTTTTGCCCCTACAATGTCTACCCTTCTTATTTCTGCATTTCCGAGAGGTTTAAGTAAATTTTTTATTTCATTTTCAAGTGATTTTTGCACGTCGTTTGATACCGCATTTACGTTAAGTCTTATTAATATTTCATTATTGTTTCCAAAAGTCGTCACATTTGGACTTGAGAATTTTTTAGAAACTATTTTTCTAATTTCTCCCAAATCTATCTGTTTATCAAATTTTACCTGAATTTCAATTCCGCCTTTAAAGTCGATACCCCAATTAAACCCTTTTGTAAAAATTGAAAAAAGACTTAAGGCTATTAAAATTAATGATATAGAAATAAATATGTTTCTTTTACTCATAAAATCATATATTTTTTCACTTTTAAAAAGTTCCATTTTAAGCCTTCATACCAAAATGTTTCGGTGTAATTTTTTTACCGCCTGCTAGCAAATATTCCCAAATTCCGTGAGTTCCAAGAATTGCTGTCAGCATACTGGCGAGTATTCCTATTGCCATGGTAATTGCAAATCCTTTAATGGTTCCAGTTCCGTATGCAAAAAGGGCAATTGCCGCAATAAGAGTTGTAATGTTTGCATCCACAATAGCGCTCATTGCGTTTTTATATCCGCCTTCAATGGCTGTTTTTATATTTTTACCTTCTCTGATAAGCTCTCTTATTCTTTCATTTATAATAACATTTGCATCAACTGCCATACCGACAGTCAAAACTATACCCGCCATTCCAGGCAGTGTCAAAGTTGCACCAAACAGAGCCATTATTGCAATAATTAAAAACAGGTTTACTATAAGAGCGATGTCTGCAATAATTCCGGCTAGATTGTAATACCACGCCATAAAAATTACAACTATTACAAATCCGCTTATTAGTGCAATAAGAGATTTTTTAATACTATCAGCCCCAAGGCTTGCACCGACACTTCTTTGTTCAAGCAGTATTACAGGTGCTGGAAGTGAACCGCTTCTTAGGGCAATTGCAAGTACGTGGGCTTCTTCCGGGCTTCCTACGGTAATCTGACCGCTTCCTCCCCCGATTCTTTCCTGAATTACAGGTGCTGAATAAACTTTGTTATCCACTACAATTGCAAGTCTTTTTCCTACATTTTTTCCTGTAAAGTCACCAAAAATTGCAGCTCCCTGAGAATTCAGCGTAAAGAAGATTGCAGGTTGGTTTGTTTTTTGTGTAAATCCAACCGTTGCATCTGTTATCATACTTCCATCAAGTACAGGTGGAGTTTTAAGTAAATACTTTCTGTTAGGGTTATCTTTGCTAGGAAGCAAGATATCTCCGTACTTTGCAGCATCTTTTGGTGTTACGGCTTTATGTTCATCATCTACTGCATATAGTTCAAGGTGTGCTGAAGTTGAGATAAGTTTTTTAATGGAATTTTTTTCTTTTTGGGTTTTTATTCCAGGAAGCTCTACTACAATTTTATCTTTTCCCTGTTTAGTTACACTAGGTTCTGCCAGACCGAATGCGTCAAGTCTGCTTCTGATTGTTTGAATTGCTTGATTTAGCGCATCTTCTCTTGTTTTTTCAATTTCTTTAGGAGTTAGTTTTACTATATATAAAATTCCTTCTTTTGTATGTTTTTTGATGACCTGGGTGCCTTTTAATTTTTTTAAAATTTCGTCCATTTTGGGTGCATCATCTTTATCAATGAGTTCAAAACTCAAAGTTTTGTTATTTACTTTTAAGTTGTCTATAAATATCTCTTTTTTATTAGTTATATATTTAATTGTAGATGCAAAAGTTTTAATTTTGCTTTTGACAGCTTCATCCCCTTTTACACCTAAAACCAGATATATTCCGCCCTGCAAATCAAGACCAAGATTTACTTTGGGTTCTTTTCCGATAAAAGATGGAATAGTGAAAGCTATTCCAAAAAGGGCTGCAAAAATAAAAATAACTAATCTATAGTTTAGTTTTTTCATTTTTCTTCTTCAAATTTTCTTGCCACTGCTGCTTTATCAATTTTTACTTCTACGTTATCTGCGATTTTTGCTTTAATAAAATCAGGTTCGTTTTTTACAACTTCTGCAATAATTCCGCCTGTTGTTATGATTTTATCGCCTTTTTTCAAATTTTCCACCATTTCTTTATGTTTTTTTGCCTGTCTTTGTTGTGGTAAAATTACAAGCAGATAAAAGATTGCAAATAAAATAATAAGAGGTAATAATGATGCTATCAAACTCGGTTGACCTGCCGCCGGTGCTGCTGCGTATAAAAAATTCATGTGTATCCTTTTTTAGACGATATTTTAACACAAATTCTTTAATTGTAGCAACTTTTGTTTCGTTACCTATTTATTTAAACTTTTTTTTATTAAAATTTGGAAGTACTGATAATTTTTTAACTGAATTTATTTTTACATTTTTGTTGCTTTTAGCTTTATTCGTTTTTTTTTACAAAAAACATTCATTTTTCCAGACAGGATTTTTTATAGGAATTTTTTGGTTTTACTGGATTGGGCTTAGTTTCAGATTTTATAACCTGACTTTTTTAATTCCTTTTGTGATTTTGATTATAGGACTTTTTTACGGAAGTGTTTTTTGGTTAATTAAAAAAATTGAAAGTTTTATTAAAAATGTTTATCTAAAAAAAATTTATTATATTTTGATTTTTACTTTTGCTTTTGATTATCTAACTCCATTTACATTTGACTGGTTAAAACCCGAAATATTGTTTGTAAACAGTTTTTACGGTGTGGACAAAATAACTTTGTTTATTGTATTTTTTAGTATTTTGTTTTATGAAATAGATAAAAAATTTTTGTTATTACTTTTTATTCCTCTTTTTTTTATTTCAAAACCCCCTGATTTACCGGATTTAAGAATATATTTAGCATCCACAGATATACCGCAGAAATTAAAATGGCAAAAAAGATATATTTCTTTTGAAATTGAAAATAATTTTAAGCTTATAAATAAAGCAATGAAAAGAAATTTTGATGTTGTTGTTTTGCCTGAGAGTGCTTTTCCCCTGTTTTTGAATTTACATAAAGATTTAATGGACAAATTAAAAAATTTATCTTTTAAAATTATAATTGTCACGGGAGCACTTCATTATAAAAATAAAAAATATTTTAATTCCACTTAT encodes the following:
- a CDS encoding bifunctional folylpolyglutamate synthase/dihydrofolate synthase, with the translated sequence MENVKEFLEKKPLFYKEIDITRMPKAYNLIKDKINLKPLIHIIGTNGKGSTGRFLAHTLLKRDYSVGHYTSPHILKFNERIWINGKNISDEALEEAHSHLQKLLPKKISEALSYFEYTTLLAAIAFENLDFVILEAGLGGEFDATNVFDKKITLITPIDFDHQNFLGNSIKEIATTKLHAIDKEAIIGKQVNKLKMKNKEWTILEYAKKLKPNAKIYDYLDFFEKNEINELKKEFKFADFLFDNYLLAMSFLKKEKIPFSIKDIEDLILPGRMQEIEKDLFIDVGHNPLAANAIVKTLNKKVNLVYNTYKDKNYTEILKILKPKIKKLYLINVKNERIEDKEKIKEVAKNLGIEVEDYKGIEKPMLVFGSFSVVEEFLRREFAGKSL
- a CDS encoding DEAD/DEAH box helicase, coding for MQAKVYEFLQKNKKNIVTTNYKEALLIGEVFKYLKIPYSVFPDFRASFGDDLRSFRNEIFELNNALYKYYNENAYFISPYSTILKKLPSKKYYKSITLEFADVIDLENLKKELIYWGYERVDIVSEKGEVSFRGDIFDIWPINSEKPIRIALFDTEIESIRTFDETTQKSIEEIEEFSIIPAIAALNEKEYNEILEQCQKSEFSTFYKDFYSLGFWYLDRNYLNDFVLVKDLTEDLEEYKEFHTEINPAIFEAEIIPNGNCKDINWNIEDNKIKIDNFTYNEKTPLEIVAKNEVYLKEYNLYEFVKLKVPIVKWIKSDAVINISCPDKIIISLNPPEFEKKKNFRLALDELKKGDFVVHEKHGIGKFLGLKKIEVLGKVSEFAQILYANDDKLLLPVENLDLIEKYIAPGGVIPQLDRLGKSSFSKKREKIKEKIYAMAADIIKLSAKRAISKPFELDFEGVDEFIKEAPFIHTPDQKKAIDEIINDFKTKIMDRLLSGDVGFGKTEVAMVASFIVAKSDYQVAVISPTTILTNQHYQSFKERFANYPEIKIAKLDRFTSAKEKKEILEKVKKGEIDILISTHAGLNVEYKNLGLVIIDEEHKFGVKQKEKLKQLSEKVHTLYMSATPIPRSLNMALSKVKDLSTLETAPKGKQSTKTFVKEWDENVIKEAILREIRRGGQIFYIYNNIAYIEHKKEELLKILPNLRILTLHAKLTSNQIEKGLIDFINKKYDLALTTTIVESGIHIPNVNTVIVENADRFGIADLHQIRGRVGRGKYEGYAYFLVKSKEELSEDAKKRLIALEENSFLGSGSILALRDLEIRGGGNILGAEQSGQIKGVGYSMYIKMLEDTLKELSGKIKEKEIEIKLNINAYLNSEIIKEDRLRLELYRRLSQAKSLEEVYDIEKEIIDRFGKIDKPTQNFIEKIKIKILASEKNIKSISNYNENISIIYNDGKKEMIKTPAKDDEIILETILKKLKEI
- the secD gene encoding protein translocase subunit SecD, whose amino-acid sequence is MKKLNYRLVIFIFAALFGIAFTIPSFIGKEPKVNLGLDLQGGIYLVLGVKGDEAVKSKIKTFASTIKYITNKKEIFIDNLKVNNKTLSFELIDKDDAPKMDEILKKLKGTQVIKKHTKEGILYIVKLTPKEIEKTREDALNQAIQTIRSRLDAFGLAEPSVTKQGKDKIVVELPGIKTQKEKNSIKKLISTSAHLELYAVDDEHKAVTPKDAAKYGDILLPSKDNPNRKYLLKTPPVLDGSMITDATVGFTQKTNQPAIFFTLNSQGAAIFGDFTGKNVGKRLAIVVDNKVYSAPVIQERIGGGSGQITVGSPEEAHVLAIALRSGSLPAPVILLEQRSVGASLGADSIKKSLIALISGFVIVVIFMAWYYNLAGIIADIALIVNLFLIIAIMALFGATLTLPGMAGIVLTVGMAVDANVIINERIRELIREGKNIKTAIEGGYKNAMSAIVDANITTLIAAIALFAYGTGTIKGFAITMAIGILASMLTAILGTHGIWEYLLAGGKKITPKHFGMKA
- the leuS gene encoding leucine--tRNA ligase, translated to MQYNPNEIEKKWQAKWDAEKAFEPKEDKTLPKKYILSMFPYPSGRIHMGHVRNYTIGDALARYYRKTGYNVLHPIGWDSFGMPAENAAIKHGIHPKKWTYENIDYMRKELASLGLSFSKTREFATSDPDYTRWEQEFIIKFYENGLLERRTQKVNWCETCHTVLANEQVIDGCCWRCDNPIEIKELPGWYIKITKYAEELLNDMEKIKDGWPERVLTMQKNWIGKSTGLQFKFNLTDESKNKLNNKFDGYEVFTTRPDTIYGVTYSALAPEHPIIDYMLENKLFDEETEKKVRHIRSILPKDRQAMEKDGCYLGIDVIHPLTGEKVPVWMANFVLVEYGSGAVMAVPAHDERDFEFAIKFNLPIKWVIKPEKGELDKTKAYTGEGILINSGEFSGMKNTEAKEAIIKKFEELGLGKKVTNYRLRDWGISRQRYWGAPLPFVKCPKCGIVPEKIENLPITLPEDVEITGSGNPLETHPTWKYTKCPKCGGDAIRETDTMDTFVESSWYQFRYVSDFHKYKDVPFRKEDEKYWMPVDQYIGGIEHAILHLLYARFFTKALRDLGYVSVDEPFARLLTQGMVLKDGAKMSKSKGNVVDPDDIIKKYGADTARLFILFAAPPEQELEWSDSGVEGAYRFLNRLYINSEKCYNTNTIPQIDTSKLTKEEKEARRKVYETLKRAKETYEKTFAFNTLIASAMESLNALNKIDNKDVYTEGYWILMNVLEPIIPHITSEISEKLFNRNNFKEIKIDESALVKDEINYPVSVNGKKRAEISVSTSASKEEIIEKAKEAVKKYLDGKEIVKEIFVPKRMINFVVKG
- a CDS encoding DUF6394 family protein, with protein sequence MDWGKVIYVFFQLMSLTSVAGFLYDHNKVALFIALSLNLISTILKIGVKNIVAAELFAASLVADLHLIPAFIYLEIKNDLEAAYAMAIGALIANIVTIILSFIEIAKTKNIDWD
- the yajC gene encoding preprotein translocase subunit YajC; the encoded protein is MNFLYAAAPAAGQPSLIASLLPLIILFAIFYLLVILPQQRQAKKHKEMVENLKKGDKIITTGGIIAEVVKNEPDFIKAKIADNVEVKIDKAAVARKFEEEK
- a CDS encoding GGDEF domain-containing protein, with protein sequence MNLNKIAKEALIKFKNKGYVFTPKEYEEEFCKTAKKYNVIIDDCNKVSKYIAKLDKKYQAIAKNYNIQNLDELVLFLINYLNRVNPDKQKENLEELFLYTKRALDVIAILPILKSKQMALKHLDFIKPNLTNEEFSKLRSEWIDFIDNFDDTIIKKAKKISGAEYEDAIEIINKLLEKLEENPKYDFLVDSIIYTLTPSYAPFMNDEVAMLKKQLKEDSSFIFTKAFAEDLKILTDKRIKLDKEELKRKIRDLDKIAERLSIKILKILQKTDDSSNEIKNITIEIQNWRHDEENFETIKEKLLNIAKSIDGELNHFSCEIKKEDEEIKKLKEKIKYLEGKVKKLSNEVKTDYLTEIANKKAIEDELKKQESAYKRYKTNYSVVFFDIDHFKNVNDTYGHDAGDVILKSLGLLFKRYARDIDMIGRFGGEEFVAILPNTDKNGAYKFAEKIRSIVEKTKFMYKNTRIPITISGGVAERGEVSSKEELLKKADERLYLAKKNGRNKVCAEDKCN
- the secF gene encoding protein translocase subunit SecF encodes the protein MELFKSEKIYDFMSKRNIFISISLILIALSLFSIFTKGFNWGIDFKGGIEIQVKFDKQIDLGEIRKIVSKKFSSPNVTTFGNNNEILIRLNVNAVSNDVQKSLENEIKNLLKPLGNAEIRRVDIVGAKVGNELKEKGLNAFIFSIIGILIYVAFRFEWRFALASVLALFHDTIISLGAVSFFGIETNLDVLAAILTLMGYSLNDTIVVFDRIREQVRDSKVNDLATLINEAISKTLSRTVLTSLTTFFVVLTLFLFGGEIIRPFSFTLLVGIIVGTYSSIFIASPLLIWLGFKIDDYRKRLAEIEKRKREKEKLREMYQGGVV